One Micromonospora sp. WMMD1120 genomic region harbors:
- a CDS encoding class I SAM-dependent methyltransferase codes for MTTETAPADRITLPGGEMLAWSDLPQERLAHGGPLAALAVRLVPPGARVLLAGPHDPALLDQLRHAEVTCLLRSHPDAVALADRAAHLVVGGVAGLPDETYDVVIAAAGLDPVESVEGTPLGWDAVLARLVAAVRPGGALLLRLDNPLGLHRLVDTTPWYARRDDSAWTIGGVLDRAHPTNRDHLRERLTTAGLRPVACWAAYPDASTPTALLDADHLDRDAGSGLFDAVLHGACAGGFASATVLQDPARLAVDALHAGRAADLAPGWLTLARRPADPTPSSADGDLPVALVQTGRPGIGVLEVLHGPSGPRWGLTAVTGVDAPVVAPFASREAAYRDPDALSGPVPSGRLLRTLLLDAAVRRDLAALRTLLHGYAGWLADQADADGRIAGAAALAGTDNVVVDGERYAVLDPSWRATAALPADVVLARGLWRFATGLLTGGYAHPWPSTLDVAGLTVVLAGVAGHDLDRATVTEAVETEAAIAAALHGLDPDGRIDLAAELHAVTPTDPPVGAQSYQQLREAWLRQREELTRLAALTAWTEELLTSRERALRRAETTIGLLSGSISYRVGRLAITPARLAKRGARAAKRRATAVLAPKREEQQ; via the coding sequence GTGACGACTGAGACGGCGCCCGCCGACCGGATCACCCTGCCGGGCGGCGAGATGCTGGCCTGGTCGGACCTGCCGCAGGAACGGCTGGCCCACGGTGGTCCGCTCGCCGCCCTGGCCGTACGCCTGGTGCCTCCGGGCGCCCGGGTGCTGCTGGCCGGACCGCACGATCCGGCGCTGCTCGACCAGCTCCGCCACGCCGAGGTGACCTGCCTGCTGCGCAGCCACCCGGACGCGGTGGCGCTGGCCGACCGGGCCGCCCACCTGGTGGTCGGTGGCGTGGCCGGGTTGCCCGACGAGACGTACGACGTGGTGATCGCCGCCGCCGGGCTGGACCCGGTGGAGTCGGTGGAGGGCACGCCGCTCGGCTGGGACGCGGTGCTGGCCCGGCTCGTCGCCGCGGTGCGACCGGGCGGCGCCCTGCTGCTGCGCCTGGACAACCCGCTCGGCCTGCACCGGCTGGTCGACACCACCCCCTGGTACGCCCGCCGGGACGACTCCGCCTGGACGATCGGCGGCGTGCTGGACCGCGCCCACCCGACCAACCGCGACCACCTGCGCGAACGGCTGACCACTGCCGGTCTGCGACCGGTCGCGTGCTGGGCCGCGTACCCCGATGCCAGCACCCCGACGGCGCTGCTCGACGCCGACCACCTCGACCGCGACGCGGGCTCCGGCCTGTTCGACGCGGTGCTGCACGGAGCCTGCGCGGGCGGTTTCGCCAGCGCCACCGTTCTCCAGGACCCGGCGCGGCTGGCGGTGGACGCGCTGCACGCCGGGCGGGCCGCCGACCTCGCGCCGGGCTGGCTGACGCTCGCCCGCCGGCCCGCCGACCCGACCCCGTCGAGCGCCGACGGGGACCTGCCGGTGGCGTTGGTGCAGACCGGCCGCCCCGGCATCGGCGTGCTGGAGGTGCTGCACGGCCCCTCCGGGCCGCGCTGGGGGCTCACCGCTGTCACCGGCGTGGACGCCCCCGTCGTGGCGCCCTTCGCCAGCCGCGAGGCCGCCTACCGGGACCCGGACGCGCTGTCCGGGCCGGTGCCGTCCGGCCGGCTGCTGCGTACCCTGCTGCTCGACGCCGCCGTGCGTCGCGACCTGGCCGCCCTGCGCACCCTGCTGCACGGGTACGCGGGCTGGCTCGCCGACCAGGCCGACGCCGACGGTCGGATCGCCGGAGCGGCGGCGCTGGCCGGCACCGACAACGTGGTGGTCGACGGCGAGCGGTACGCGGTGCTCGACCCGAGTTGGCGGGCCACCGCCGCGCTGCCCGCCGACGTGGTGCTCGCCCGGGGCCTGTGGCGCTTCGCGACGGGACTGCTCACCGGCGGGTACGCCCACCCGTGGCCGTCCACGCTCGACGTCGCCGGCCTCACCGTGGTGCTCGCCGGTGTCGCCGGCCACGATCTGGACCGGGCGACAGTCACCGAGGCGGTGGAGACCGAGGCGGCCATCGCCGCCGCCCTGCACGGCCTGGACCCGGACGGCCGGATCGACCTCGCCGCCGAGCTGCACGCCGTCACCCCGACCGACCCGCCGGTCGGCGCGCAGAGCTACCAGCAGCTACGCGAGGCGTGGCTGCGCCAGCGGGAGGAACTCACCCGGCTCGCCGCGCTGACCGCGTGGACCGAGGAACTGCTCACCTCGCGGGAACGCGCGCTGCGCCGGGCCGAGACCACCATCGGCCTGCTCAGCGGGTCGATCAGCTACCGGGTGGGCCGACTCGCCATCACCCCCGCCCGGTTGGCCAAGCGCGGCGCGCGCGCCGCCAAGCGCCGGGCCACCGCCGTGCTCGCCCCCAAGCGGGAGGAGCAGCAGTGA